From the Saccharomycodes ludwigii strain NBRC 1722 chromosome I, whole genome shotgun sequence genome, one window contains:
- the ENP1 gene encoding snoRNA-binding rRNA-processing protein ENP1 (similar to Saccharomyces cerevisiae YBR247C | ENP1 | Essential Nuclear Protein) produces MGKATNRKQTRHNPLLNELSAHEGNLKVQKKSTIPNNKDEQEEYEDEDYVDARESRKILQLAKEQQDELEVEEESKTKKNELSSIARFKVEDDEEEDADAETYEEEFNEEDYEGEYEDGEELVEISEEDAAMFDDYFKTSSDFNSLTGSFNLADKIMAAIREKEAAAAENIPSENGGTFNTNSGSGPIQEGVALPPKLIKAYITVGEILTTWTHGKLPKLFKIIPTLHNWQDVLYVANPDAWSPNIVYEATKLFVSNLTAKEATKFVNIVLLPRFQMEIENTEKHNVNYHTYRALKKSLYKPSAFFKGFLFPLVDQRCNVREAVIAASVLQKVSVPILHSSAALSWLVQQPFSPAATVFIRVLLEKKYALPYQTVDDCVFYFMKFRNFVDGQQVQGSVQVLPVVWHKAFLAFAQRYKNDITEDQRDFLIETVRQRNHKDISPEIRRELLAGNSREFVTEPTSKDDDLMLDII; encoded by the coding sequence ATGGGTAAAGCAACCAATAGAAAGCAAACAAGGCACAATCCTTTACTAAATGAGTTAAGTGCACATGAAGGTAACTTGAAAgtccaaaaaaaatccaCCATACCTAATAACAAAGATGAACAAGAAGAatatgaagatgaagattaTGTTGATGCTAGAGAAAGTAGAAAGATTTTGCAATTAGCCAAAGAGCAACAAGACGAATTGGAAGTCGAGGAAGAAtcaaaaactaaaaaaaatgagctATCATCCATCGCTCGTTTTAAAgttgaagatgatgaagaggAAGATGCAGATGCTGAAACATATGAGGAAGAGTTCAATGAAGAAGATTATGAAGGGGAATATGAAGATGGAGAAGAATTAGTAGAGATAAGCGAAGAAGATGCCGCCATGTTCGATGACTATTTCAAAACATCTTCTGATTTCAACTCGTTAACTGGTTCATTCAATTTGGCTGATAAAATTATGGCAGCAATTAGGGAAAAAGAAGCTGCAGCTGCTGAAAACATACCATCTGAGAACGGGGGTACCTTCAACACAAACAGTGGATCTGGTCCGATACAAGAAGGTGTTGCATTACCACCAAAATTGATTAAGGCTTATATTACTGTGGGGGAAATTCTAACTACTTGGACTCATGGAAAGCTACCGAAACTATTTAAGATTATTCCGACATTACATAACTGGCAAGATGTCTTGTACGTTGCCAATCCAGATGCATGGTCTCCAAATATTGTCTATGAAGCGACCAAATTGTTTGTTTCCAACTTAACAGCCAAAGAAGCTACaaaatttgttaatattgTCTTATTACCACGTTTCCAAATGGAAATCGAAAATACTGAAAAACATAATGTCAATTATCATACTTATAGAGCTTTGAAAAAGTCATTATATAAGCCATCTGCATTTTTCAAAGGTTTCCTTTTCCCATTAGTCGACCAACGTTGTAATGTTAGAGAAGCTGTAATTGCTGCAAGTGTCTTACAAAAAGTCAGTGTTCCCATTTTACATTCCTCTGCAGCCTTGAGTTGGTTGGTCCAACAACCATTTTCGCCAGCAGCCACTGTTTTTATTAGAgttttattggaaaaaaaatatgcttTGCCATACCAAACTGTTGATGACTGtgttttctattttatgaAATTTAGAAACTTTGTTGATGGACAACAAGTTCAAGGGTCGGTTCAAGTTTTGCCGGTTGTATGGCATAAGGCATTTTTAGCCTTTGCCCAACGctataaaaatgatattactGAAGACCAACGTGATTTCTTGATAGAAACAGTTCGTCAAAGAAATCATAAAGATATTAGTCCAGAAATTAGGAGAGAATTATTGGCTGGTAATAGTAGAGAATTTGTTACGGAACCAACATCTAAGGATGATGATCTAATGCTAGATATAATTTGA
- the SRM1 gene encoding Ran guanyl-nucleotide exchange factor (similar to Saccharomyces cerevisiae YGL097W | SRM1 | Suppressor of Receptor Mutations) gives MKRSNSSTGSSKAVRSHKRIRSVHLHSTLNKNYNIINSQDDYKHMYISAKPLDIFVWGTGSMCELGLGPSHKNKEVKRPRLNPFLQKNINANDDKAGGKVPFIVSFCCGGMHTIALTDDNKVLTWGTNDAGALGRDTSDAKEQLKDMDEDNSDDDDDGDLNDLESTPMEVEGLPSDTKIVQVIATDNFSCVLYETGDIFCWGTFRCNEGILGLYKDEIKIQTKPWKLPLAFTRGKKIVQLAPGKDHVLFLDECGIVYAWGNGQQYQLGRKVLERFRLKTLDPRPFGLDNVKYISSGENHSFALDKNGDLYAWGLNQFGQCGVSKEVEDGALITVPTKVLLPEDAGKVSMVAAGEHHSLVLMENGDLYVFGRIDMFEVGLDIKSDKVPKENLYEDVHGKIRAVPVPTKMPNVKPFKYVASGSHHSLAITTDGVVFSWGFGETYAVGLGPSGDDIEIPTRIKNTATKDHDIIFVSGGGQFSCSGGIKLSDEKAEEREKAYEDED, from the coding sequence atgaaaaggtCAAATAGCAGTACAGGTAGTTCAAAGGCTGTCAGGTCCCATAAAAGGATAAGATCTGTTCACTTACATTCAACATTAAACAAGAATTACAATATAATCAATTCTCAAGATGACTATAAacatatgtatatttcAGCCAAACCATTAGACATTTTTGTTTGGGGTACTGGTTCCATGTGTGAATTGGGTTTGGGTCCAAGTCATAAAAACAAGGAGGTTAAAAGACCAAGGTTAAATCCATtcttacaaaaaaatatcaatgcAAATGACGATAAAGCAGGGGGGAAAGTACCATTTATAGTATCCTTTTGTTGTGGTGGTATGCATACCATTGCACTAACCGATGATAACAAAGTGTTGACCTGGGGAACCAACGATGCTGGTGCTTTGGGCAGGGATACTAGTGATGCCAAAGAACAATTGAAAGATATGGATGAAGATAACAGTGacgatgacgatgatgGAGATTTGAATGATTTAGAAAGTACACCAATGGAGGTTGAAGGTTTACCATCCGATACCAAAATTGTCCAAGTCATTGCCACTGACAATTTTTCATGTGTTTTATATGAAACTGGCGATATTTTCTGTTGGGGTACGTTCAGATGTAACGAAGGTATTTTAGGATTATATAAagatgaaattaaaatccAAACCAAACCGTGGAAATTACCATTAGCTTTCACCAgaggtaaaaaaattgttcaaCTGGCTCCAGGTAAGGATCATGTGTTATTTTTGGATGAGTGTGGTATTGTTTACGCTTGGGGTAATGGACAACAATACCAATTGGGGAGAAAGGTTTTGGAAAGATTTAGATTGAAAACTTTGGATCCTAGACCATTTGGTTTAGATAATGTGAAATATATATCCAGTGGTGAAAACCACTCTTTTGCCTTAGATAAAAATGGAGATCTTTATGCATGGGGCTTGAATCAGTTTGGTCAATGTGGAGTTAGTAAGGAGGTTGAAGATGGCGCCTTGATTACTGTTCCCACTAAAGTTTTGCTACCAGAAGACGCTGGTAAAGTTAGTATGGTTGCCGCTGGAGAGCACCACTCTTTGGTATTAATGGAAAATGGTGatttatatgtttttgGTAGAATCGATATGTTTGAAGTTGGATTGGATATTAAATCTGATAAAGTTCCAAAGGAAAACTTGTATGAAGATGTGCATGGCAAGATAAGAGCTGTTCCAGTTCCCACTAAAATGCCAAATGTTAAGCCTTTTAAATATGTTGCAAGTGGTTCTCATCATTCTCTGGCTATAACCACAGATGGTGTTGTATTCAGTTGGGGTTTTGGGGAGACATATGCTGTTGGATTGGGACCAAGTGGCGATGATATCGAAATTCCAACTAGAATCAAAAATACTGCAACAAAAGAtcatgatattatttttgtcagTGGTGGTGGACAATTTTCATGCTCTGGTGGTATAAAGTTGAGCGATGAAAAAGCTgaagaaagagagaaagcatatgaagatgaagattgA
- the HIS7 gene encoding imidazoleglycerol-phosphate synthase (similar to Saccharomyces cerevisiae YBR248C | HIS7 | HIStidine requiring), which yields MSSSNIVYVIDVGSGNLRSLINGITYLGFQTKLITNPADLPEPSASTNLILPGVGNFGHFVDNLYSKGFEKPLKNYIASNGKIMGICVGLQTFFKTSEESPTSKGLNLIENFNLSKFDDSDKPVPEIGWNSVYSDSALFYNLDPYKRYYFVHSYAGILKQDDEATKKALKDWNIAKCKYGNQEFIAAIMKGNIFATQFHPEKSGLAGLQVIKSFLLGDSSPADLSHYTDIQKAQLSNDYSNFGLTRRIIACLDVRSNDQGDLVVTKGDQYDVREKIGGNNVRNLGKPVELAEKYYKQGADEVTFLNITSFRNCPVKDTPMLTVLSKAAETCFVPLTVGGGIKDVLDVDGTLIPADEVAALYFRSGADKVSIGTDAVYAAEKFYANGMKGDGTSPIETISKKFGAQAVVISVDPKRVYIKTLDEVAPNKNAIKTKFKGPMGEEYCWYQCTIKGGRETRDLSVYELTRACEKLGAGEILLNCIDKDGSNSGYDLELIKHVKSAVKIPVIASSGAGNPQHFEEAFEETNCDACLGAGIFHRGEYTVNDIKKYLLSKGLKVRMDIQ from the coding sequence atgTCTTCTTCCAACATTGTTTATGTTATTGATGTAGGTAGCGGAAATTTGCGATCTCTAATTAATGGAATAACATATTTAGGTTTCCAAACCAAGCTAATAACAAATCCTGCAGATTTACCTGAACCCAGTGCATCAACAAACCTAATTTTACCAGGTGTAGGTAATTTTGGCCATTTTGTTGATAATCTATATTCTAAAGGCTTCGAAAAaccattgaaaaattatattgcATCAAATGGCAAAATCATGGGTATTTGCGTTGGCTtacaaactttttttaaaactagCGAAGAATCTCCAACTAGTAAAGGTTTGAACTTAATCGAGAATTTTAACTTGTCCAAGTTTGATGATTCAGATAAACCAGTCCCTGAAATTGGTTGGAATAGTGTGTATTCTGATTCTGCtttattttacaatttgGATCCCtataaaagatattattttgttcacTCATATGCGGGTATACTAAAACAAGATGATGAGGCAACCAAAAAAGCTTTAAAAGATTGGAATATTGCAAAATGCAAATACGGAAATCAGGAATTTATAGCAGCTATTATGAAGGGTAACATTTTTGCTACTCAGTTTCACCCGGAAAAATCAGGTTTGGCAGGTTTACAGGTCATCAAATCCTTTTTACTCGGTGATTCGAGTCCAGCAGATTTATCTCACTACACTGATATACAAAAAGCTCAATTGTCCAACGACTATTCGAATTTTGGATTAACTCGTAGGATCATAGCTTGCTTAGACGTACGTTCCAATGATCAAGGTGATTTGGTGGTTACTAAGGGGGACCAATATGATGTTAGAGAAAAAATAGGAGGTAATAATGTTCGTAATTTGGGAAAACCGGTCGAACTAGCCGAAAAATACTACAAGCAAGGGGCTGATGAGGTTACTTTTTTGAATATCACTAGTTTCAGAAATTGTCCTGTTAAAGACACTCCGATGTTAACGGTTCTATCCAAGGCTGCTGAAACCTGTTTTGTCCCATTAACTGTTGGTGGGGGGATTAAAGATGTTCTTGATGTTGACGGAACTTTGATTCCAGCAGACGAAGTTGCTGCATTATACTTTAGGTCTGGTGCTGATAAAGTTTCTATTGGGACTGATGCAGTTTATGCCGCTGAAAAGTTTTATGCAAATGGCATGAAGGGGGATGGTACATCCCCTATTGAAACCATCTCCAAGAAATTTGGTGCCCAAGCCGTCGTTATCTCTGTAGATCCTAAAAGGGTCTATATTAAAACTCTTGATGAAGTTGCACCAAACAAAAATGCtatcaaaacaaaatttaaaggCCCAATGGGGGAAGAATACTGTTGGTATCAGTGCACCATTAAAGGTGGAAGAGAGACAAGAGATCTAAGTGTTTATGAATTAACTCGTGCTTGTGAAAAATTGGGTGCTGGGGAAATCCTTTTAAATTGTATTGATAAAGATGGTTCAAATTCTGGCTACGATTTAGAGTTGATTAAACATGTTAAATCTGCTGTTAAGATACCCGTTATTGCTTCTAGTGGTGCAGGCAATCCACAACATTTTGAGGAAGCTTTTGAAGAAACCAACTGTGACGCATGTTTGGGTGCCGGTATATTCCATCGTGGTGAATATACTGTTAATGAcatcaaaaaatatcttttaagCAAAGGTTTAAAAGTTAGAATGGATATTCAATAA
- the ARO4 gene encoding 3-deoxy-7-phosphoheptulonate synthase ARO4 (similar to Saccharomyces cerevisiae YBR249C | ARO4 | AROmatic amino acid requiring), translating to MSAKQETAKIEDVRIIGYEPLISPALLQTEIPATKKSLETVQKGRKEASEIISGHDDRILVIIGPCSIHDLEAAQDYATRLKKLSDELSKDLLIVMRAYLEKPRTTVGWKGLINDPDVNNTFDINKGLRYARQLFVNLTNLGLPIGSEMLDTISPQYLADLLSFGAIGARTTESQLHRELASGLSFPIGFKNGTDGTLDVAIDACKAAACSHHFMGVTKHGIAAITTTSGNPHCFVILRGGKKGTNYDAQSVAEAKAKLSPGSNGLMIDYSHGNSNKDFRNQPKVNDVVCEQIANGENKIVGVMIESNINEGNQKPSPEGKSALKYGVSITDACISWETTEDVLRKLAKSVEQRRALAKK from the coding sequence ATGTCTGCCAAACAGGAAACTGCTAAAATCGAAGATGTTAGAATCATTGGATACGAACCCTTGATCTCCCCAGCTTTATTACAAACTGAAATTCCTGCCACTAAAAAATCTTTAGAGACGGTTCAAAAGGGCAGAAAGGAAGCTAGTGAAATCATTTCTGGTCATGATGATCGTATTCTAGTAATCATCGGTCCATGTTCCATTCATGACTTGGAAGCAGCTCAGGATTATGCCACTAGATTAAAGAAATTGAGTGATGAACTATCCAAAGATTTGTTAATTGTTATGAGGGCTTATTTGGAAAAACCAAGAACTACTGTTGGTTGGAAAGGTTTAATCAATGATCCAGATGTCAATAACACCTTTGATATTAACAAGGGTTTACGTTATGCCAGACAATTGTTTGTTAATTTAACCAATTTGGGATTACCTATTGGTAGTGAAATGTTAGACACAATTTCACCACAATATTTGGCAGACTTACTATCTTTTGGTGCTATCGGTGCCAGAACTACCGAATCCCAATTACACAGAGAATTGGCTTCTGGTCTATCATTCCCAATTGGGTTCAAAAACGGTACTGATGGTACTTTGGATGTAGCAATTGACGCTTGCAAAGCTGCTGCCTGCTCACATCATTTCATGGGTGTTACAAAACATGGGATCGCTGCCATTACTACCACAAGTGGTAATCCACATTGCTTTGTTATATTAAGAGGTGGTAAAAAAGGTACCAATTATGATGCTCAATCAGTTGCTGAAGCTAAGGCCAAATTATCACCAGGCTCTAATGGTTTAATGATCGATTACAGTCATGGTAATTCTAACAAAGATTTTAGAAACCAACCAAAAGTTAATGATGTTGTTTGCGAACAAATCGCCAATGGTGAAAATAAGATTGTAGGTGTTATGATTGAAAGTAACATCAATGAAGGTAATCAAAAACCAAGTCCAGAAGGTAAAAGTGCATTGAAATATGGTGTCTCCATCACTGATGCTTGTATAAGCTGGGAAACTACCGAAGATGTTTTGAGGAAGTTAGCTAAATCTGTTGAACAAAGAAGAGCTTTGGCTAAAAAATAG
- a CDS encoding homeobox domain-containing protein (similar to Saccharomyces cerevisiae YPL177C | CUP9 | homeodomain-containing transcriptional repressor (paralog of YGL096W | TOS8)): protein MEYRDINNNTNCIITNSNSCVRLPSINLLLSTLERGENNSDQVLVHHNAKNRLPQDSTATNANTTSSGTLLLLPPLSQINNNDVHNLSNANVNNIPSPIKSSQVQLRLNIQQPQQKEQQQQNMLYSTGRSTDNIQKNIYTTNVPTIITTATTTTTTTPGTDIITTKRTKKLKKNKNIPSDCASSNITQLLVQSKEEGKEEKNLQVTKNINANIVGTVSKKLKKKRSNLPKEKVAILNNWLIQNLHNPYPSTQEKVRLRQETGLNSVQLSNWFINVRRRKVFQEYYNITKQRNPRGNANGSVRDIDLAYNPNGNSTSDVNDNNINTGNNHALLNPEDQLDPDYIDKTFSNAPLTRRKKLIDRLQELKKLSNMHSALEE from the coding sequence ATGGAGTATCGcgatataaataacaataccaaCTGTATAATTACAAATAGTAACAGCTGTGTTAGATTACCTTCAATTAATTTGCTTCTAAGTACCTTGGAAAGAGGagaaaataatagtgaTCAAGTACTTGTACATCATAATGCTAAGAACCGACTACCACAGGATAGTACTGCCACCAATGCAAATACTACTTCTTCTGGAACTTTACTTTTACTACCGCCCTTAtcacaaataaataataatgatgttCATAATCTTAGTAACGcaaatgttaataatattccaTCACCTATTAAATCAAGCCAAGTACAGTTACGACTAAATATACAGCAACCCCAGCAAAAAGaacagcagcaacaaaatATGCTCTATTCAACTGGTAGGAGTACTgataatattcaaaaaaatatttatactACTAATGTTcctactattattactactgctactactactaccactaccaCTCCCGGTACTGATATTATAACGACAAAAAGAACTAAAAAACttaagaaaaacaaaaatatccCCTCTGACTGTGCTTCGTCAAACATTACACAACTGCTGGTACAAtcaaaagaagaagggaaagaagaaaagaatttacaagttacaaaaaatattaacgCTAACATTGTCGGTACAGTCAGCAaaaagctaaaaaaaaaaagatctaATTTAcccaaagaaaaagtagctattttaaataattggTTAATACAGAACTTACATAATCCTTATCCTTCAACGCAAGAAAAAGTACGCTTAAGACAAGAAACTGGTTTAAATTCTGTTCAGCTAAGTAATTGGTTCATTAATGTCAGAAGAAGGAAAGTGTTTCaggaatattataatatcaCTAAGCAAAGAAATCCAAGAGGTAATGCTAATGGTAGTGTCCGCGATATTGATTTGGCTTATAACCCCAATGGTAATAGCACAAGTGATGTcaacgataataatatcaatactGGTAACAACCATGCATTACTGAACCCAGAAGACCAACTAGACCCGGATTATATCGATAAAACTTTCTCAAATGCTCCTCTAACcagaagaaagaaattaattgatAGATTGcaagaattgaaaaaattatctaaCATGCATTCAGCATTAGAGGAGTAA
- the CBC2 gene encoding nuclear cap-binding protein subunit CBC2 (similar to Saccharomyces cerevisiae YPL178W | CBC2 | Cap Binding Complex): MSLAEFDEIKFEHSTTRLDRPSSYLKRKARRNPNGIEEGIAELRKSMLSNTVYVGNLSFYSSEEQIYELFNKCGDINRIIMGLDRFKFTPCGFCFVIYNNAKSALNAVKYLDGTKLDNRKLQIDMDPGFSDGRQFGRGKNGGQVSDEFRFEFDANRGGYSFNDSVVEGGSILNNGFGARRIRDVYIPNIGEGGDVEEDSYVPGQ, from the coding sequence ATGTCCTTGGCTGAGTTTGATGAGATTAAATTTGAGCATTCTACAACTAGATTGGATAGACCATCATcctatttaaaaagaaaagctcGCCGTAACCCAAATGGGATCGAAGAAGGTATAGCTGAATTGCGTAAATCCATGCTAAGTAATACAGTTTATGTGGGCAATTTGTCATTTTACAGCTCAGAAGAACAAATCTACGagttatttaataaatgtgGAGATATAAATCGTATAATTATGGGATTGGACAGATTTAAATTTACTCCTTGTGggttttgttttgtaatATATAACAACGCCAAAAGCGCATTAAATGCagttaaatatttggatgGAACCAAATTGGATAATAGAAAGTTACAAATTGATATGGATCCCGGTTTCAGTGATGGTAGGCAATTTGGTAGAGGAAAGAACGGTGGCCAAGTCAGTGATGAATTTAGATTTGAATTTGATGCCAACAGAGGTGGTTACTCATTTAATGATAGTGTTGTTGAAGGTGGCAGTATATTAAACAATGGATTTGGTGCTAGAAGAATTAGAGATGTTTATATCCCTAACATTGGCGAAGGTGGTGATGTAGAAGAAGACAGTTATGTACCCGGCCAATAa
- the PPQ1 gene encoding protein-serine/threonine phosphatase (similar to Saccharomyces cerevisiae YPL179W | PPQ1 | Protein Phosphatase Q) — protein sequence MGNSPSKNNVYPDSNTILMNNSSSSTNGSGAGSDDAANNGGEPSDPDDSRLSTIMKYNSTSNRDITYPLTAIKHNDNNNNNNDNNNNNNNNSNANTERGEYYYNNTNTCNNNIFELEMDVEMAKAFSSFNLNQDIDRNTSNNRTNRKNKLAKNSNRAYPIGTSKRLTSPLDEDGNNNNNNNNFGLSSVSSSDSSSVSSSTTLLSNSLRRSSESSASSSDSSSTSSGSPNNTTTNRFLPPILEEFSSASATTITENFNNKNNDNAHASEDNNPHAINNIIAPSVETSNKHVTKNTKNNFSIASLDNTNNPSIFKKGDFFRRSSLKPSITKSTPSSISNSGSSSGSSSVSNGVSSRMSPKIVSNLRSEKPIILWKNGSNNNPTDSLNIDDCIDKLLKIGETGNSRSRHFSFENWEIQAICLRAREIFLSEPSLLRLQAPIKVVGDVHGQFNDLLRILKLSGAPHQSGYLFLGDYVDRGKQSLETILLLLCFKIKYPNTFYMLRGNHESANVTKIYGFYDECKRRTRSSKTWKVFVDCFNSLPFAAIINNKIFCVHGGISPQLESLKQISKIQRPTDIPDDGLLTDLLWSDPDPKVNDWKLNDDRGVSYVFGKKNVYDFVSKFDFDLIIRGHMVVEDGYEFFARKKFVTVFSAPNYCGEFNNWGAVMSVTSGLICSFELLKPRFTKKK from the coding sequence ATGGGGAACAGCCCGTCTAAGAATAATGTATATCCCGATTCGAATACGATCTTAATGAATAATTCTTCCAGCTCTACTAACGGTTCAGGAGCTGGTTCAGATGATGCTGCCAATAATGGTGGCGAACCATCGGATCCTGATGATAGTCGTTTATCGACTATTATGAAATATAATTCTACTAGCAATAGGGATATTACATATCCCCTAACTGCAATCAAGCATAatgacaacaacaacaacaacaacgacaacaacaacaacaacaacaacaacagcaacgcTAATACTGAACGGGGCGAGTACTATTATAATAACACCAATACTTGTAACAACAATATCTTTGAACTAGAAATGGATGTTGAGATGGCTAAAGCATTTTCCTCTTTTAATCTAAATCAGGATATTGACCGCAATACCAGTAATAACAGAAccaatagaaaaaataaacttgcTAAAAATAGTAACAGGGCTTATCCTATCGGTACTTCGAAACGTTTAACGAGTCCTTTGGACGAagatggtaataataataataataataacaattttgGTCTTTCTTCTGTATCATCATCAGACTCCTCTTCTGTTTCTTCATCCACAACTCTATTATCCAACTCGCTGAGAAGATCTTCTGAGTCAAGTGCCTCATCTTCCGACTCATCATCTACTTCCTCTGGTTCACCCAATAACACTACTACTAACAGATTTTTACCTCCTATTTTAGAAGAGTTTTCTTCTGCCAGTGCAACCACTATTACTGAaaactttaataataaaaacaacgaCAATGCACATGCGAGTGAAGATAACAACCCACATGCcatcaataatatcattgcACCATCCGTTGAAACTTCTAATAAACATGTTACCAAgaatactaaaaataacttttctATTGCCTCCCTCGACAACACAAATAATCCatccatttttaaaaagggtGATTTTTTCAGACGCTCCTCATTAAAGCCGTCTATTACCAAAAGCACACCTTCTTCTATCAGCAACAGTGGTAGCAGCAGCGGAAGTAGTAGCGTCTCTAACGGTGTATCGAGCAGAATGTCGCCCAAAATAGTTTCGAATCTAAGATCAGAGAAACCGATTATTTTATGGAAGAACGGGAGTAACAATAATCCCACAGACTCGCTTAACATTGATGATTGTATTGACAAGTTATTGAAGATCGGTGAAACAGGTAATTCTAGATCAAggcatttttcttttgaaaattgGGAAATTCAGGCGATCTGCTTAAGAGCTagagaaatttttttgagtGAGCCATCTTTGTTGAGATTGCAAGCACCTATTAAAGTTGTTGGTGACGTGCATGGCCAATTCAATGATTTGTTAcgtattttgaaattaagtGGTGCTCCACACCAATCTGGGTATTTGTTTTTGGGTGATTACGTTGATCGTGGGAAACAAAGTTTGGAGACTATTTTGCTACTTTTGTgcttcaaaattaaataccCAAACACTTTTTACATGTTGAGGGGTAACCACGAATCCGCAAATGTTACCAAGATATACGGGTTTTATGATGAATGTAAAAGGAGGACAAGAAGTAGTAAGACTTGGAAAGTGTTTGTAGACTGCTTTAATTCATTGCCGTTTGCTGCAATCATTAACAACAAGATTTTTTGTGTTCATGGTGGGATTTCACCACAGTTGGAGagtttaaaacaaattagTAAAATCCAAAGACCAACAGATATTCCTGATGACGGACTATTAACCGATTTGTTATGGAGTGACCCTGATCCAAAAGTCAATGATTGGAAGCTAAACGATGATAGAGGCGTTTCTTATGTTTTTGGCAAAAAGAATGTTTATGACTTTGTGTctaaatttgattttgatCTAATTATTCGAGGTCATATGGTTGTTGAAGATGGGTATGAGTTTTTTGCCAGAAAGAAATTTGTTACTGTTTTTAGTGCTCCCAATTATTGTGgtgaatttaataattggGGTGCCGTAATGAGTGTCACTAGTGGCTTGATATGTAGTTTTGAATTGTTAAAACCAAGATTTACCAAGAAGAAATGA